In Candidatus Lernaella stagnicola, one genomic interval encodes:
- a CDS encoding diadenylate cyclase, which yields LASDVEIDKDLGTRHRAGLGVSQETDALVLIISEEKAQVSVAREGRLTSNVSNEDLLDLLHSHFG from the coding sequence CGCTGGCCAGCGACGTGGAAATCGACAAAGACCTGGGCACGCGGCACCGGGCCGGCCTAGGCGTCTCCCAGGAAACCGACGCGCTGGTTCTCATTATTTCGGAGGAAAAAGCGCAAGTGAGCGTGGCCCGCGAAGGCCGCTTGACCAGTAACGTGTCCAACGAAGATTTGTTGGACCTGCTCCACTCGCATTTTGGGTAA
- a CDS encoding CdaR family protein: MKSSLIKFFSENLLLKLIALMIAVLLWSHVSSRETELEVPSKVNLEIRNLPRTLVRISDLPNEIEIKARGPRTALRALRNRELRYVLDLAGANPGPMVAKFYASKIEGLASGAKVTEIYPSQVQIILSERKNKTVRVRPVFRGEPPEGLEPLKPVVEPELVEISGATEEIDILTEVETEIIDLTGHGETFSVEVGLDLINRHVEPVREKGVRVTVPIGRPKIKKMFYGIPITVRNAEYKYKLSRQDLDVQLEGSAEQLTLLTAGDLTLVVDAADMKPGEKREVTPTLELAGGIALRNYSMPPVTIQIAGGKKPNKTPSGKKKLK, from the coding sequence ATGAAATCGTCTCTGATCAAATTCTTTTCCGAGAACCTGCTGCTCAAGCTGATTGCTTTGATGATTGCGGTCCTGCTGTGGAGCCACGTCAGCTCTCGGGAAACGGAACTTGAGGTGCCCTCCAAGGTCAATTTGGAAATCCGAAACCTGCCGCGCACCCTGGTTCGCATCTCCGACTTGCCCAACGAAATCGAAATCAAAGCCCGCGGCCCGCGCACCGCGCTACGTGCCCTGCGCAACCGCGAATTGCGCTACGTTCTCGACCTCGCCGGCGCCAATCCCGGCCCGATGGTCGCCAAATTCTATGCGAGTAAGATCGAAGGCCTGGCCAGCGGCGCTAAGGTGACAGAGATCTACCCGAGCCAAGTGCAGATCATCCTCTCGGAGCGAAAGAATAAAACCGTGCGTGTGCGCCCGGTCTTTCGCGGCGAACCGCCGGAGGGGCTCGAACCTCTCAAGCCGGTTGTCGAGCCGGAGTTGGTGGAGATTTCCGGCGCCACCGAGGAGATTGACATCCTCACGGAGGTCGAGACCGAAATCATCGACCTGACGGGCCACGGCGAAACGTTCTCGGTGGAGGTCGGCCTGGACCTGATCAACCGACACGTCGAGCCGGTGCGTGAAAAAGGCGTGCGCGTGACGGTTCCGATCGGCCGGCCGAAAATCAAGAAGATGTTCTACGGTATTCCGATTACCGTGCGAAACGCGGAGTACAAGTACAAATTGAGTCGCCAGGACCTCGACGTCCAACTGGAGGGTTCGGCCGAGCAACTCACGCTGCTCACGGCCGGCGATCTGACTTTGGTCGTTGACGCCGCCGACATGAAGCCTGGTGAAAAACGCGAAGTGACGCCGACCCTCGAACTGGCCGGCGGTATCGCCTTGCGCAACTACAGCATGCCGCCGGTGACGATCCAAATCGCGGGCGGGAAGAAACCGAATAAAACGCCGTCGGGCAAAAAGAAACTGAAATAG
- a CDS encoding pyridoxine 5'-phosphate synthase, producing MPVKLSVNVDHVATVREARKIDQPDPVAAAAMAELAGADGITIHLRGDRRHIQERDLELLRKTVKTKLNVEMATTQEMTRIACEVRPDIVTFVPERPDEITTEGGLNLLHAREAVKSAAAVLAEHDIIVSVFIDPDLDQIKVAREVGAKVVEINTGRYCDARKREDREREYRQIVDVVRLAAKLRLDVAAGHGLDYKNVQPIAAILEIRELNIGHTIIGRAIYVGLDQAVREMIAAIREGRTAAE from the coding sequence TTGCCAGTAAAACTTTCGGTCAACGTGGACCACGTCGCAACGGTGCGCGAAGCGCGCAAAATCGATCAACCAGACCCGGTGGCGGCCGCGGCTATGGCGGAACTGGCCGGGGCCGACGGCATCACGATTCATTTACGCGGCGATCGCCGGCATATTCAGGAACGCGACCTGGAGCTACTGCGCAAAACCGTTAAAACGAAACTGAATGTCGAAATGGCCACCACCCAGGAAATGACCCGCATCGCCTGCGAAGTGCGGCCCGATATCGTGACCTTCGTACCCGAACGCCCCGATGAAATCACGACCGAAGGCGGCCTCAACCTGTTGCACGCAAGAGAAGCCGTCAAAAGCGCCGCCGCCGTGCTGGCCGAACACGACATCATCGTCAGCGTTTTTATCGATCCCGATCTCGACCAGATCAAAGTGGCGCGTGAGGTCGGCGCGAAGGTCGTCGAGATCAACACCGGTCGCTACTGTGACGCCCGCAAACGCGAAGACCGCGAACGCGAGTATCGACAGATCGTCGACGTCGTGCGCCTCGCCGCAAAATTGCGCCTCGACGTGGCCGCGGGTCACGGTTTGGACTACAAAAACGTTCAACCGATCGCCGCCATCCTGGAAATCCGCGAACTCAACATCGGCCACACCATCATCGGCCGCGCGATCTACGTCGGCCTCGATCAGGCCGTGCGCGAAATGATCGCCGCCATTCGCGAAGGAAGGACAGCCGCCGAGTGA
- the acpS gene encoding holo-ACP synthase, whose translation MILGVGVDLVSVPRIERIIARSPRFLRRVYHPVEIEEANGRPDRFATRFAAKEAWLKAMALPLFTVPLTEVRIEIGRSGQPQLHLDGRAAELARERNVHNCHVSLSHTATEAVAVVVLEGEKS comes from the coding sequence ATGATCCTGGGCGTCGGCGTCGATCTCGTTTCAGTGCCGCGCATCGAACGAATCATCGCTCGCTCACCGCGTTTTCTGCGACGCGTGTATCACCCGGTTGAAATCGAAGAAGCCAACGGACGCCCCGATCGATTCGCCACACGGTTTGCCGCCAAAGAAGCATGGCTCAAAGCCATGGCGTTGCCCCTGTTCACTGTGCCGCTCACCGAGGTCCGCATAGAAATAGGCCGGAGCGGCCAGCCGCAACTGCATCTGGACGGACGCGCCGCCGAACTCGCGCGCGAACGAAACGTGCATAACTGCCACGTCAGCCTAAGCCATACCGCCACCGAAGCCGTGGCCGTTGTCGTATTAGAGGGAGAGAAGTCATGA
- a CDS encoding NAD(P)H-hydrate dehydratase: MKLATAAQMREMDRAAIEQYRIPGIVLMENAGRGATETLLGRFRDSCEFGVAVLCGPGNNGGDGFVIARHLFNRGFEVECFLLGARGKLKGDAKINHRIAANLGLPITEIKTDRDLLKAAVILADAGLIVDALFGTGLSRSIEGVAADLIELANELEVPLVAVDMPSGVGSDDGRPTGPAIIADLTCTFGLGKVGQFIHPGCRYCGEIEVIDISLPPYFTAEFSLDHVLLEEADLLPLFGRREMDTNKGTYGHAVILGGAPGMSGAVRIAAEAAVMAGAGLVTAAVPSSLAGVIETTLTEALKTSLAADPQGRLADRALDAALALLNERSAAAVGPGMDRSDGLETFMAGLVAGITTPTVIDADGLNNLAANVAALKDAKAPIVVTPHPGEMARLLGTDTTAVQSDRLGAARRFAAEYGVVTVLKGSRTVVAAPDDRVWINPTGNPGMATGGTGDALTGLIAGFLATGLAALDAALCGVYIHGRAGDLAAAAVGERALSAGVLLRFLPEVLRGLEATHAKFETEDGV; encoded by the coding sequence ATGAAGCTCGCCACCGCCGCGCAAATGCGCGAAATGGACCGCGCCGCCATCGAGCAATACCGTATCCCCGGCATCGTTCTGATGGAAAACGCGGGGCGGGGCGCCACCGAGACACTGCTCGGGCGCTTCCGCGATTCTTGCGAATTCGGCGTTGCCGTGCTCTGTGGGCCCGGCAATAACGGCGGCGACGGTTTTGTGATCGCCCGCCACCTGTTCAATCGCGGTTTCGAAGTGGAGTGCTTTCTACTCGGCGCGCGCGGTAAGTTGAAGGGCGACGCCAAAATCAATCACCGCATCGCCGCCAACCTCGGCCTACCGATCACGGAGATAAAAACCGATCGGGATCTTCTCAAAGCGGCCGTGATTCTCGCCGACGCGGGGTTGATCGTTGACGCCTTGTTCGGCACCGGCCTCTCACGTTCCATCGAAGGCGTGGCGGCGGACTTGATTGAACTCGCCAACGAGCTTGAGGTGCCCCTGGTGGCCGTGGATATGCCCAGCGGCGTGGGTTCCGACGACGGGCGCCCGACCGGGCCGGCGATCATCGCCGATCTCACGTGCACCTTCGGCCTGGGCAAGGTAGGGCAGTTCATCCACCCCGGATGCCGGTATTGCGGTGAGATCGAAGTCATCGATATCTCGCTGCCGCCGTACTTCACGGCCGAATTCAGTCTCGACCACGTCCTGTTGGAAGAAGCCGATTTGCTGCCGCTGTTTGGCCGCCGCGAAATGGACACCAACAAGGGAACCTATGGCCATGCCGTCATCCTGGGTGGCGCGCCGGGCATGAGCGGCGCAGTACGTATCGCCGCCGAAGCCGCCGTGATGGCCGGGGCTGGGTTGGTTACCGCCGCCGTGCCGTCGTCCTTGGCCGGCGTGATCGAAACGACGCTCACCGAAGCCTTGAAAACGTCACTGGCCGCCGATCCGCAAGGTCGCTTGGCCGATCGAGCCCTCGACGCCGCGCTGGCCTTGCTCAATGAGCGAAGCGCCGCCGCCGTCGGCCCGGGCATGGATCGTTCCGACGGGCTCGAGACGTTCATGGCCGGTTTGGTGGCCGGAATCACAACGCCTACGGTCATCGACGCCGACGGGCTGAACAACTTGGCCGCTAATGTCGCCGCGCTGAAAGACGCGAAAGCACCCATCGTCGTGACGCCGCATCCCGGCGAGATGGCGCGCCTGCTCGGCACCGATACCACCGCCGTGCAGTCCGATCGACTCGGTGCCGCCCGGCGATTCGCCGCTGAATATGGAGTGGTGACGGTGCTCAAAGGATCGCGTACCGTTGTCGCCGCGCCGGATGATCGCGTTTGGATCAACCCCACCGGCAATCCGGGCATGGCCACCGGCGGCACGGGCGACGCGCTCACCGGCCTGATCGCCGGATTCCTCGCCACTGGTTTGGCGGCTTTGGACGCCGCCCTGTGCGGTGTCTACATTCACGGACGCGCGGGAGACCTCGCCGCTGCCGCCGTGGGTGAGCGGGCCCTCAGCGCCGGAGTGTTGTTGCGGTTCCTGCCCGAAGTGTTGCGAGGCTTGGAAGCGACGCACGCCAAGTTCGAAACGGAGGATGGTGTTTGA
- the tsaE gene encoding tRNA (adenosine(37)-N6)-threonylcarbamoyltransferase complex ATPase subunit type 1 TsaE translates to MTARIAGISRDEEETREWGKRLAVYLRPGDVVGLVGELGAGKTRFAQGLARGLGVPADTVITSPTFTLLAIYESGRLPFYHFDFYRLETAVDLERIGAEEYLWGEGVCAVEWAERIPEALPDETLYVNFVIDGDTRRLDFRGAAHRWREVLDTLVAE, encoded by the coding sequence TTGACGGCTCGCATCGCCGGGATAAGCCGCGACGAAGAGGAAACCCGTGAGTGGGGAAAACGGCTGGCCGTGTACCTGCGACCGGGCGACGTCGTCGGTCTCGTGGGCGAGTTGGGCGCGGGCAAAACTCGCTTCGCCCAGGGATTGGCCCGCGGTTTGGGCGTCCCCGCCGACACGGTCATAACAAGCCCGACTTTCACGCTGTTGGCGATTTACGAATCCGGACGGTTGCCATTCTACCACTTTGATTTCTATCGCCTAGAAACGGCCGTGGATCTTGAGCGCATCGGTGCGGAGGAATACTTGTGGGGCGAGGGCGTCTGCGCCGTCGAATGGGCCGAACGCATACCGGAGGCGTTGCCGGATGAAACTCTGTATGTAAACTTCGTCATTGACGGCGATACCCGGCGGCTCGATTTTCGCGGCGCGGCGCATCGTTGGCGTGAGGTTTTGGATACTTTGGTAGCGGAGTAA
- a CDS encoding aspartate kinase produces the protein MAIIVQKYGGTSLGSIERIREVARRVVATHEAGNEVVVVVSAMAGETDRLLGLAAQITERPNDREVDQLLATGEQVSIALLAMAIESTGHQARSFLAHQVRIRTDNRFSRANIISIDPDAILDRLGERKIAVVAGFQGVDVEGNVTTLGRGGSDTTAVALAAALKADVCEIYTDVDGVYTTDPHLCPTARKLDRISHDEMLELASLGAKVLHIRAVAFAKKFGVPLHVRCSYNDRPGTWVVPEDSCMESAPITGVTYVKDEMRIRVLGVPDRPAATRDLIVPLGRAGLRVDTIVQNAGVDGFFDLSFTVPKTEAQQARELAEHAADDLGAIGVELEGPVAKVSVIGVGLRTHTQVPAKVFETLAAHDIPIQMVASSEIKLSVIIDEVHLAEAVRALHTAFELDQGDAGCEEV, from the coding sequence ATGGCGATCATCGTGCAAAAATACGGCGGGACGAGCCTCGGCTCGATCGAGCGGATCCGCGAGGTCGCCCGGCGCGTTGTGGCGACGCACGAGGCAGGCAACGAGGTCGTCGTCGTGGTCTCGGCCATGGCCGGCGAAACCGACCGCCTGCTCGGTCTGGCCGCACAAATCACTGAGCGCCCCAACGACCGCGAAGTCGACCAACTTCTAGCCACAGGCGAGCAAGTCAGCATCGCTTTGCTGGCGATGGCCATTGAATCGACGGGCCACCAAGCCCGCTCTTTCTTGGCCCACCAGGTGCGTATCCGCACCGACAACCGCTTCTCGCGCGCCAACATTATCTCGATTGACCCCGACGCCATTCTCGACCGACTCGGCGAGCGAAAAATTGCGGTTGTCGCGGGCTTCCAGGGCGTAGACGTCGAAGGCAACGTCACGACGCTGGGCCGCGGCGGGTCCGACACCACAGCCGTCGCGCTGGCTGCCGCACTGAAAGCGGACGTGTGCGAAATTTACACCGACGTGGACGGCGTCTACACCACCGACCCGCACCTTTGCCCCACGGCGCGCAAGCTCGACCGCATCAGTCACGATGAAATGTTGGAACTGGCCAGTCTCGGCGCCAAAGTGCTGCACATACGCGCGGTGGCGTTCGCCAAAAAATTCGGCGTGCCTCTCCACGTGCGCTGTTCGTACAACGACCGACCCGGCACGTGGGTCGTACCGGAGGATAGCTGTATGGAATCGGCACCCATCACCGGAGTCACCTACGTAAAGGACGAAATGCGCATTCGCGTCTTGGGCGTGCCCGATCGCCCGGCCGCGACGCGCGACTTGATCGTGCCGCTCGGCCGCGCGGGTTTGCGCGTTGATACGATCGTGCAAAACGCCGGGGTTGACGGCTTTTTCGACCTCTCCTTCACCGTACCCAAAACCGAGGCGCAGCAGGCCCGCGAGTTGGCTGAGCACGCCGCGGACGATCTGGGGGCTATCGGCGTGGAACTCGAGGGACCGGTGGCCAAGGTGTCGGTCATCGGCGTGGGATTGCGTACCCATACGCAGGTGCCCGCCAAGGTTTTCGAGACGTTGGCCGCTCACGACATCCCCATACAGATGGTCGCCTCCAGCGAGATCAAGCTGAGTGTCATCATCGACGAAGTGCACCTCGCCGAAGCCGTACGCGCTTTGCACACAGCGTTCGAACTCGACCAGGGAGACGCCGGTTGCGAAGAGGTGTAA
- a CDS encoding oligosaccharide flippase family protein, whose protein sequence is MNPAPTETTGPPRLGERAAGAMYWNLLGKFALMLLRFLESVVLIRLLGDALYGSFAVALTINNIAVLAAALGLENTLLRFVPQALMQEGARGERRLVRQALLTRLVLSLAVAAGIWWAAPWLAEVLLKDPARDIWVRLAAFMLVGLGLQNLLARVLVARYEQKFINFVQASLTALYLVAATIAVKLGGGPASVLACLVVLYGATAALFLWRWRRENPIAREPVEPGEPPSIWRVIRFSGFSYVYNVLHFVLQKPMDVLLLTLLLDQPAQIAFYVIAYNFVFQSVSFFGNAFSEGVSLAMISEVAAAGDYDKLRRIFAVSMEYLYLFVIPIFIGGLIIGADILHVLYPESTANGAFGPMIVLLFALSFAKMGSLTANFLQGMDKEKALVQARLVFGAVNFILDLILIWQYGALGAAIATSIAVVAGIGYEWRIVHRALQPVYPWRFLSKIAAAGVGMGGLLFWLRGALPWPLWGKVPALLIAGIVAFTLLLLVLRPFRPDHADLLASLPLPGKKWLLRWFVSRKKPASPTS, encoded by the coding sequence ATGAATCCCGCTCCAACCGAAACCACGGGACCGCCGCGCCTCGGCGAGCGTGCCGCCGGTGCCATGTATTGGAACCTGCTGGGCAAGTTCGCCCTGATGCTGCTGCGCTTTCTCGAATCGGTCGTGCTCATCCGCCTGCTCGGCGACGCCCTCTACGGTTCCTTCGCCGTTGCGCTGACGATCAACAACATTGCGGTGCTTGCTGCGGCTCTCGGCCTCGAAAACACGTTATTGCGCTTCGTCCCGCAAGCGCTCATGCAAGAGGGAGCGCGCGGCGAGCGCCGCTTGGTCCGCCAGGCTTTGCTCACACGCTTGGTGCTTTCTTTGGCGGTCGCGGCGGGCATTTGGTGGGCGGCGCCGTGGCTCGCCGAGGTATTACTCAAAGACCCCGCGCGCGATATCTGGGTGCGCCTCGCCGCATTTATGCTGGTGGGCCTGGGCCTGCAGAATCTCTTGGCGCGAGTCCTCGTCGCCCGTTATGAGCAGAAATTCATCAACTTCGTCCAAGCATCGCTGACCGCATTGTACTTGGTCGCGGCGACCATCGCGGTGAAGCTCGGCGGCGGCCCGGCAAGTGTGCTGGCGTGCTTGGTCGTACTTTACGGAGCAACCGCCGCGCTTTTCCTGTGGCGCTGGCGACGCGAGAATCCGATAGCGCGGGAACCGGTCGAGCCCGGCGAGCCGCCGTCGATCTGGCGCGTGATCCGTTTCAGCGGCTTCAGCTACGTTTACAACGTGCTGCATTTCGTGCTGCAAAAACCGATGGACGTGCTGCTGCTAACGCTCCTGTTGGATCAACCCGCGCAGATCGCGTTCTACGTCATCGCCTACAATTTTGTGTTCCAGTCGGTGTCGTTCTTCGGCAACGCCTTCTCCGAAGGGGTTTCGCTGGCCATGATCAGTGAGGTGGCCGCGGCCGGAGACTACGATAAACTGCGCCGCATTTTTGCGGTTTCGATGGAATATTTGTACCTGTTCGTCATCCCCATTTTTATCGGCGGGCTGATTATCGGGGCCGACATTCTGCACGTGCTGTATCCCGAAAGCACCGCCAACGGCGCGTTCGGCCCGATGATCGTGCTGCTCTTCGCGCTGTCGTTCGCCAAGATGGGGAGCCTGACGGCCAACTTCCTGCAAGGCATGGACAAGGAAAAGGCGCTGGTACAAGCGCGGCTTGTTTTTGGGGCCGTCAACTTCATCCTCGATCTCATCCTGATTTGGCAATACGGGGCGCTCGGCGCGGCGATCGCGACCAGTATCGCGGTTGTCGCCGGCATCGGCTATGAGTGGCGCATTGTTCACCGCGCGTTGCAGCCGGTGTACCCCTGGCGTTTCTTGTCGAAGATCGCCGCGGCGGGGGTGGGCATGGGCGGTTTGCTTTTCTGGTTGCGGGGCGCGCTGCCGTGGCCGCTTTGGGGGAAGGTGCCCGCATTGCTGATCGCGGGGATCGTCGCGTTCACGCTCTTGCTGTTGGTTTTGCGACCCTTCCGCCCCGATCACGCCGACTTGTTAGCCAGCTTACCGCTGCCGGGTAAAAAGTGGTTACTGCGCTGGTTCGTCAGCCGGAAGAAACCTGCTTCGCCAACTTCTTAA
- a CDS encoding FAD-dependent oxidoreductase, with translation MSKRLIVIGGVAAGTSAASRARRVDADLEIILFEAGEHISYGACDEPYFISGVIPSWENLLVRLPRVFREKQNIDIRLGHEVTKIDPEAKSVTVLIKETGETEEFNYDTLILATGARPRPLPLPGHDAPNVFHLKSLDSARAIDTFIRERKPRQAVSIGAGFINLEMAEALHARGVENTILTRSPLPAGRQFEQEIGALIVDELRERGVHYEPSHPTTGLKTDANGWVTAVQAGDDSFDADMVLVAIGVQPNVEIGVAAGVAVGPTGAFAVDDHLRTNVPDIFAAGDCAETINRINGQPAHYPLGDIANKHGWTAGENAAGGDLTYGGALGSFHFKCFELEIGVTGLTEAQAREAGFDPLVNLITHNSRAHAQPGKQKITVRLVLDRQTGRILGGQVAGKEGAALRINTLAVAVHAGMTVEELNAVDFAYAPPFSPVIDPLLIAARTSVKKLAKQVSSG, from the coding sequence ATGAGTAAGAGATTGATCGTTATTGGAGGCGTCGCAGCCGGCACCAGCGCGGCCAGTCGAGCGCGACGCGTGGATGCTGATCTCGAAATCATCCTGTTTGAAGCGGGCGAGCATATCAGCTACGGCGCGTGTGATGAACCCTATTTCATCAGCGGTGTCATTCCGAGTTGGGAAAACCTGTTGGTGCGTTTGCCGCGCGTGTTCCGCGAAAAGCAAAACATCGATATCCGCCTCGGGCACGAAGTGACGAAGATCGATCCGGAAGCGAAGAGCGTCACCGTGTTGATCAAAGAGACCGGCGAAACCGAGGAATTTAACTACGATACGCTCATCCTCGCCACCGGTGCGCGACCGCGTCCGCTGCCGCTTCCGGGCCACGACGCGCCCAATGTATTTCACTTGAAGTCGTTGGACTCGGCGCGGGCCATCGACACATTTATCCGCGAGCGCAAACCGCGGCAGGCGGTGAGTATCGGCGCCGGATTCATCAACCTGGAAATGGCCGAAGCGCTACACGCGCGAGGCGTGGAAAACACGATCCTAACCCGCAGCCCCCTCCCGGCGGGCCGGCAGTTCGAACAAGAGATCGGTGCGTTGATTGTTGACGAGCTGCGAGAGCGCGGCGTGCATTACGAACCGAGTCATCCGACTACGGGCTTGAAAACCGACGCGAACGGTTGGGTCACCGCCGTGCAAGCCGGTGACGACAGCTTCGATGCGGATATGGTGTTGGTGGCAATCGGCGTGCAGCCGAACGTAGAGATCGGCGTTGCTGCGGGCGTAGCGGTCGGCCCTACCGGCGCATTTGCCGTGGACGACCACCTGCGCACGAATGTGCCGGACATCTTCGCGGCGGGAGATTGCGCCGAAACAATCAACCGCATCAACGGCCAGCCCGCCCACTATCCGCTGGGCGACATCGCCAACAAGCACGGCTGGACCGCGGGTGAAAACGCCGCCGGCGGCGACCTTACGTATGGCGGTGCGCTCGGATCGTTTCACTTCAAATGCTTCGAACTGGAAATCGGTGTGACCGGCCTGACCGAAGCCCAAGCGCGCGAAGCCGGCTTCGACCCACTGGTCAATCTCATCACGCACAACAGCCGCGCTCACGCGCAGCCGGGGAAGCAGAAGATTACCGTGCGCCTGGTGCTGGATCGGCAAACAGGCCGGATTCTTGGCGGTCAGGTGGCCGGTAAGGAGGGCGCGGCGTTGCGGATTAACACCCTTGCCGTCGCGGTGCACGCTGGGATGACGGTCGAAGAATTAAACGCCGTCGACTTTGCGTATGCGCCGCCCTTCTCGCCGGTGATCGACCCGCTGCTGATTGCCGCTCGTACTTCCGTTAAGAAGTTGGCGAAGCAGGTTTCTTCCGGCTGA
- a CDS encoding SUMF1/EgtB/PvdO family nonheme iron enzyme, translated as MRYFWLVPIFVLLAFVACEYNNDFELDSDLYGDAAASPTVFVAAGYFTMGSDFSPGFFDGVPDEPFTDEQPEHRTYVSAYRVEIHEVTNAQYRACVGAGRCEDPRSAGSIDRADYYSNRAFDDYPVTNVTWQMADDYCRWRERRLPSEAEWEKAARGTADERTFPWGWQEPTCGLSNLSIPRADSLSADAEYEETCHARPVEVGTYAAAASPFGLTEMAGNVSEWTADYYDADYYDAGLWPHNGVDPQGPPDGERRVIRGGNFASTAYFARVSFRENAPPETYTAALGFRCAQDVVP; from the coding sequence TTGCGGTACTTCTGGTTGGTGCCGATTTTCGTGCTACTGGCGTTCGTCGCCTGTGAATACAATAACGATTTTGAACTCGACAGCGACCTCTATGGGGACGCTGCGGCGTCGCCGACGGTATTTGTCGCGGCCGGCTATTTCACCATGGGTTCGGATTTCAGCCCCGGTTTTTTCGATGGCGTGCCTGACGAACCTTTCACCGACGAGCAGCCCGAGCACCGCACCTATGTCTCCGCCTATCGAGTCGAGATCCATGAGGTGACCAACGCTCAGTACCGCGCCTGCGTAGGGGCGGGGCGTTGCGAGGACCCTCGAAGCGCCGGCAGCATTGATCGCGCCGATTACTATTCCAATCGCGCCTTCGACGATTACCCGGTGACTAATGTTACTTGGCAGATGGCCGATGATTACTGCCGCTGGCGCGAACGCCGCTTGCCGAGCGAGGCCGAATGGGAGAAGGCGGCGCGCGGTACGGCCGACGAGCGAACCTTTCCGTGGGGGTGGCAGGAACCGACCTGCGGCCTGTCCAACCTATCGATCCCGCGGGCGGATTCACTTTCCGCCGACGCCGAATACGAAGAGACCTGCCACGCGCGTCCGGTCGAAGTTGGGACCTACGCCGCGGCGGCGTCTCCGTTCGGGTTGACCGAAATGGCGGGCAATGTCTCTGAATGGACCGCCGATTACTATGACGCAGATTACTACGATGCGGGTCTGTGGCCTCACAACGGCGTTGACCCGCAAGGCCCGCCGGACGGCGAGCGTCGGGTCATTCGCGGCGGCAACTTCGCGTCGACCGCGTATTTCGCCAGAGTATCCTTCCGCGAAAATGCACCGCCGGAGACATACACCGCCGCTTTGGGCTTTCGTTGCGCACAGGATGTCGTTCCATGA
- a CDS encoding glycosyltransferase, whose product MKIYAGFDLPRQILMFSTADWDAPLWTNKQQVASRLAKYFDIIYVEPLAAVGAGQRKLLGGDSYTADCGVTVYRPPAAAPFGNKIWSVNRANIAYASRGVKSIMREKGFSRPIFWCYPPTAQPFLTQIDSAVSCYDCVDEYSAFPGAWAIVTRKMEQRLLKSVDAVFTTAQSLFEAKRPYNKHTYFVPNVADFGHFHKATTAKPIGRIRNIKRPVIGFVGAVNYKLDGELLATLFRLRPNWSFVFIGPDCGFGVDQLIRHRNAHFWGRKDIDELPAIMAGFDVCMIPYKLNRYIEGVLPLKFFEYLATGKPVVATKMAELEKYTPMVDLITTPEDFVNAVERRLADDPHREQRLALARANSWEHRIERMLTILENVYQEKREDHL is encoded by the coding sequence ATGAAGATATACGCAGGCTTCGACCTTCCTCGACAAATCTTGATGTTTTCTACTGCCGATTGGGACGCGCCGCTGTGGACCAATAAGCAGCAGGTCGCGTCTCGTTTGGCGAAGTACTTCGACATCATTTACGTGGAACCGCTGGCAGCCGTGGGGGCCGGGCAACGGAAACTGTTGGGCGGCGATTCCTATACCGCCGATTGCGGCGTGACGGTGTACCGGCCGCCGGCGGCGGCGCCGTTCGGCAACAAGATATGGTCCGTCAATCGGGCCAATATCGCGTACGCGTCTCGCGGCGTGAAAAGCATAATGAGAGAGAAAGGTTTTTCGCGGCCGATCTTCTGGTGCTACCCGCCCACGGCGCAGCCCTTTTTGACGCAGATCGACAGCGCCGTCTCGTGTTACGACTGCGTGGACGAATACAGCGCCTTTCCCGGCGCCTGGGCCATCGTCACGCGCAAGATGGAGCAACGGCTGCTAAAGTCCGTCGACGCGGTTTTCACTACCGCGCAGAGTTTGTTCGAAGCCAAACGGCCCTACAACAAGCACACGTACTTCGTGCCGAACGTCGCCGATTTCGGCCACTTTCACAAAGCGACGACCGCCAAGCCGATAGGCCGCATCAGGAATATCAAACGGCCGGTGATCGGGTTCGTCGGCGCCGTGAACTACAAGCTCGACGGCGAACTGCTCGCCACGCTCTTCCGCTTGCGACCGAACTGGAGCTTCGTGTTCATCGGCCCCGACTGCGGTTTCGGCGTCGATCAACTCATCCGGCACCGCAACGCCCATTTTTGGGGGCGCAAAGATATCGACGAACTGCCGGCGATCATGGCGGGTTTCGACGTTTGCATGATCCCCTATAAGCTCAACCGTTACATTGAAGGCGTACTACCACTCAAATTTTTCGAATACCTCGCCACCGGCAAGCCGGTCGTCGCGACCAAAATGGCGGAATTGGAAAAATACACGCCGATGGTCGACCTCATTACGACGCCGGAAGATTTTGTGAACGCGGTGGAACGCCGCCTGGCCGACGATCCGCATCGGGAACAACGTTTGGCGTTGGCCCGCGCCAACAGTTGGGAGCATCGCATTGAACGCATGCTGACCATCTTGGAAAACGTCTATCAGGAGAAGCGCGAGGACCACCTATGA